The proteins below come from a single Ptychodera flava strain L36383 chromosome 6, AS_Pfla_20210202, whole genome shotgun sequence genomic window:
- the LOC139134749 gene encoding calcium-activated chloride channel regulator 1-like: protein MAAMVRLVVSVSLLLALTLPLFSVYGLLQRSKITLDNNEYKGILIAIADDVKENATLLENLQEILTGASGALYRATKQRAFFKEITILLPNTWSNDLVNVEAASEIFDAANIIVTKHENVGRETPYTNQFGSCGEKAEYIHLTDKFILDSQWTVDTYGDPAKVIVHEWGHLRWGLFNEYATNSFERFYLDDNGNVEPTRCSRAVIGKSYDSETGKRCNVNPKSGKRPGKHCRFLPIMSNRATGSYLFMSFLNSVVEFCHSDVTGDQLSLHNAMAPNQQNIQCSYRSAWDVMLESEDFKNNSNPARQVTDTTPTFHVIKSAPLRIVLVLDVSGSMSTNDRIGTLNQLATKYIQATVPDGHSVGIVEFEDDAVITSDLRELQDGKDREELANLLPVSTRDSTCIGCGLEIGIDVLEKNGHSARGGILILITDGEENESPDINDVKPALISKGVCVDTVAIGTSADEKLLSLSEDTCGLSFLHSEGASSTGLSDAFSATITSRIGGNSNASFELYSEKQAIPSNETLKGTIVIDSTIGKNTKFFFLWTTTSPISVVLYRPNGTAIDETSLYYERNDGSRTVLIEIPGIAESGTWLYEVTDHQGEDIEISVQSNLREDTQPIRVTTTTSNSLITETPAMTNIYAQAQRGYAPILKADVVATVERPHPHSPVKVNLLDNGAGADFTEDDGVYSGVFLDFVTATCPNCRYNVKVTAVDTDGTAQVPISTFTGGVLPIRPPNGIDENTNITERLVHFIEWCLVELFKHP from the exons GAGATCCTCACAGGTGCCTCAGGCGCCCTCTACCGGGCAACGAAACAACGAGCCTTCTTCAAGGAAATTACTATCTTACTGCCGAACACGTGGAGCAACGACTTAGTCAATGTTGAAGCCGCTAGTGAAATATTTGACGCCGCCAACATCATTGTAACGAAACACGAGAACGTCGGCAGAGAAACCCCGTACACCAATCAGTTTGGTTCTTGTGGAGAAAAAGCTGAGTATATACACCTAACAGATAAGTTTATTCTGGACAGCCAATGGACAGTTGACACGTATGGTGACCCAG CAAAAGTGATCGTGCACGAATGGGGTCACTTGCGATggggactatttaatgagtacGCCACCAACTCCTTCGAACGATTCTACTTGGACGACAATGGTAACGTTGAACCAACACGATGTTCGCGGGCTGTGATAGGGAAGTCGTACGATTCTGAGACGGGGAAACGTTGTAACGTGAACCCTAAGAGCGGTAAACGACCTGGCAAACATTGCCGTTTCCTTCCCATCATGTCTAATAGAGCGACTGGATCATATCTGTTTATGAGTTTCTTAAACTCG GTCGTTGAATTCTGTCATAGTGACGTCACTGGTGATCAATTGTCCCTTCACAATGCCATGGCTCCTAACCAACAGAACATACAGTGTTCATACAGGAGTGCCTGGGACGTAATGCTGGAGTCAGAGGATTTCAAGAATAACAGCAATCCAGCCCGGCAGGTGACTGACACCACGCCGACTTTCCATGTCATCAAGTCGGCTCCACTTCGAATCGTTTTGGTTCTGGACGTCTCGGGAAGCATGTCAACG AACGATCGCATTGGTACTCTGAATCAACTAGCCACAAAATACATTCAAGCGACTGTTCCAGATGGTCATTCTGTCGGAATTGTTGAGTTCGAAGACGATGCAGTAATTACGTCAGATCTTCGGGAACTGCAGGACGGCAAGGATCGTGAAGAGTTGGCAAATCTACTCCCAGTCTCAACAAGAGACTCCACGTGTATAGGATGCGGATTGGAAATTGGTATAGAT GTGCTGGAGAAGAATGGACATTCTGCTCGTGGCGGCATTCTGATTTTGATCACAGACGGTGAAGAGAATGAGTCTCCAGATATAAATGATGTCAAGCCAGCTTTGATAAGTAAAGGAGTCTGCGTTGACACGGTGGCAATAGGTACGTCAGCAGATGAGAAGTTGTTGAGTCTATCCGAAGACACATGTGGACTCTCCTTTCTTCACAGTGAGGGCGCCAGCTCTACTGGACTGAGCGATGCGTTCTCGGCAACAATTACTTCCAGGATTGGAGGAAACTCGAACGCATCTTTCGAA CTGTACAGTGAGAAGCAGGCTATACCTTCAAATGAAACATTGAAGGGTACCATCGTCATAGACTCAACAATCGGCAAAAACACTAAGTTTTTCTTCCTGTGGACTACTACGTCACCGATTTCCGTCGTTCTGTATAGACCGAACGGGACAGCTATTGACGAAACTTCACTTTACTACGAGCGCAACGATGGATCGCGGACCGTGTTGATTGAGATACCTGGCATCGCTGAG TCCGGTACGTGGCTATATGAAGTAACTGACCATCAGGGCGAAGACATTGAAATATCTGTACAATCCAACTTAAGGGAGGACACACAGCCTATTCGAGTGACCACAACGACCAGCAACTCTCTGATCACTGAAACACCGGCCATGACTAACATTTACGCACAGGCTCAGCGAGGATACGCACCGATACTAAAAGCAGACGTGGTGGCGACAGTGGAAAGACCACACCCTCACTCGCCAGTAAAAGTTAATCTTCTCGACAATGGAGCAG GGGCTGATTTCACTGAAGATGACGGCGTATATTCCGGTGTGTTCTTGGACTTTGTGACAGCAACGTGCCCAAATTGTCGATACAATGTCAAAGTCACCGCGGTTGACACTGATGGCACAGCTCAAGTTCCCATTTCGACGTTCACCGGTGGAGTATTGCCTATTCGACCAC CTAATGGTATCGACGAGAATACAAACATTACCGAACGGTTGGTCCATTTTATAGAGTGGTGTCTGGTGGAGTTATTCAAGCACCCTTGA